cagacacacatacactgactctcactgggttacagtccccccccacacacacacactgaccctcactgaggtacagtcccacacacgcacacactgaccctcactgaagtacagtcccgcacacacacacactgaccctcactgaggtacagtcccacacacgcacacactgaccctcactgaggtacagtcccacacatgcacacactgaccctcactgaggtacagtcccacacacacacacactgaccctcactgaggtacagtcccacacacacatacactgaccctcactgaagtacagtcccacacacacacacacacacacacacacacacacacacacacagactctcactggggtacagtcccacatatacacactgactctcattggggtacaaccccctctccccaacacacactgactctcactggggtacagtcccacacacacactgactctcactggggtacaaccccctctccccaacacacattgactctcactggggtacaaatccacagacacacacagactctcactggggtacagtcccacacaacagactctcattgggtacaatccacacacacacactgactctcactggggtacagtcacagacacacagattctcactggggtacagtcccccccacacacatacacactgactgtcactagggtacagtcccacacacacactgactctcactggggtacagtctcacgcacacacacacacacacacacacacacacacacagaatcacactggggtacaaacccacagactctcactggggtacagttcccccccacacacattctctcactggggtacagtcacacacacacgcacacacactgactctcactggggtacagtcccacacacacacagactctcactggggtacagtcccacacacacacacactgactctcactggggtacaaacccacagacacacacagactctcactggggtacagtcccacacacacactgactctcactggtttacaaacccacagacacacacacacacacacacacacacacagactctcactggggtacagtcccacacacacactgactctcactggtttacaaacccacagacacacacacacacacacacacagactctcactggggtacagtcccacacaacagactctcattgggtacaatccacacacacacacacacacacacacacactggctctcactggtgtatagacacacacactgaccctcactggggtacagtcccacacacactgactctcactggggtacaaacccacagacacacacagactctcactggggtacagtcccacacacacacactgactctcactggggtacagtcttgcgtgcgtgcacacacacacacactctcactggggtacagtcacagacacacagattcacactggggtacagtcccccacacacacatacacactgactgtcactagggcacagtcccacacacacactgactctcactggggtacagtctcacacacacacacacacacacacacacacacacacacagaatcacactggggtacaaacccacagacacacacagactctcactggggtacagtcccacacacacactgactctcactggggtacagttccacacacacactgactctcactggggtacaacccctctccccaacacacactgactctcactggggtacaaatccacacacacacacacagactctcactggggtacagtcccacacacacactgactctcactggtttacaaacccacagacacacacacacaaacactctcactagggtacagtcacacacacacacacacagaatcacactggggtacaaacccacagacacacactgactctcactggggtacagttccacacacacactgactctcactggggtacaacccctctccccaacacacactgactctcactggggtacaaatccacacacacacacagactctcactggggtacagtcccacacacacacacacacagactctcactggggtacagtcccacacacacacacacacagactctcactggggtacagtcccccccacacacacacagactctcactggggtacagtcccacacacacactgactctcactggtttacaaacccacagacacacacacacacagactctcactggggtccaGTCCCACACAACAGACTCTCATTGGGtacaatccacacacacacacacacactggctctcactggtgtatagacactcacacactgaccctcactggggtacagtcccacacacactgactctcactggggtacagtcccacacacacactgactctcactggggtacaaatccacacacacacacagactctctctggggtacagtcccacacacacacacactctcactggggtacagtcacagacacacagattctcactggggtacagtcgcacacacacacacatacacactgactgtcactagggtacagtcccaaacacacactgactctcactggggtacagtctcacgcacacacacacacacacacactctcactggggtacagtcacacacacacagaatcacactggggtacaaacccacagacacacacagactctcactggggtacagttccccccccacacattctctcactggggtacagtcacacacacacgcacacacagaatctcactggggtacaaacccacacacacaaacacacacacacagactctcactggggtacagtcccacacacgcactgactctcactggtttacaaacccacagacacacacacacacagactctcactggggtccaGTCCCACACAACAGACTCTCATTGGGtacaatccacacacacacacacacactggctctcactggtgtatagacactcacacactgtccctcactggggtacagtcccacacacactgactctcactggggtacagtcccacacacacacacacacacacacacactctcactggggtacagtcacagacacacagattctcactggggtacagtcgcacacacacacactgactgtcactagggtacagtcccaaacacacactgactctcactggggtacagtctcacgcacacacacacacacacacactctcactggggtacagtcacacacacacagaatcacactggggtacaaacccacagacacacacagactctcactggggtacagttccccccccacacattctctcactggggtacagtcatacacacacgcgcacacacagaatctcactggggtacaaacccacacacacacacagactctcactggggtacagtcccacacacacacacacacacacactgactctcactggggtacagtcccacacacagactctcactggggtacagtcccacacacacactgactctcactggggtacagtcccacacattgactctcactggggtacagtcccacacacacactgactctcactggagaGTCAATATGCAATGGCAATATGCAAATTTCCAGTGACGTCTTGTTATTTTAGCCTGAACATTAATATTTTGATATAAAACAGGAAATAGCTGATGTAGAATATGTAAGTGTTGTTATATACTTGTgatgagacaaaaaaactgcagatgctggaatccaaagtggacacgcaggaggctggaagaacagagcaagccagacagcaatcctgttggtggcagggaggagggaaggtagggtgtggggctgggagtGGTGCTGGGGGATGCAGAGGGTGGATGCTTGATATTGGAGAATTCAGTGTTGTACAACCAGGTCAACTGTGAAACAGGCATTGTGAAGGCAAGAGACTGTCTCTGATTGCCAGCACTGTACTGCCTCCTACTGACTGTCCTTATTCATTACTGATCTCTACAGTCCCATAATTACTCACTGTCACCATTGCCCCCCCCCCAGTGTTTACCCCTGCACTGTCACCATTATCTCAGTgtttaccccctcactgtcaccattATCCCAGTatttaccccctcactgtcaccattatcccagtgtttaccccctcactgtcaccattACCCCCGTGTTtaacccctcactgtcaccattAACCCCAGTGtttactccctcactgtcaccattACCCCCCCAGTGTTTACCCCTGCACTGTCACCATTATCTCAGTgtttaccccctcactgtcaccattATCTCAGTgtttaccccctcactgtcaccattATCCCAGTatttaccccctcactgtcaccattATCCCAGTGTTTacaccctcactgtcaccattACCCCCGTGTTtaacccctcactgtcaccattACCCCACCAGTgtttaccccctcactgtcaccattACCCCACCAGTgtttaccccctcactgtcaccattatcccagtgtttaccccctcactgtcaccattACCCCCGTGTTtaacccctcactgtcaccattacccccagtgttttccccctcactgtcaccattATCCCAATgtttaccccctcactgtcaccattACCCCCGTGTTtaacccctcactgtcaccattaaccccagtgtttaccccctcactgtcaccattACCCCCCAGTGATTACCACTCACTGTCACTATTACCCCCCAGTGTTTACCCCTCAGTGTCACCATTACCCCCCCAGTGtttacccctcactgtcaccattatcccagtgtttaccccctcactgtcaccattaccccgtgtttaccccctcactgtcacgaTTACCCCCAGTGtttacccctcactgtcaccattACCCCCCAGTGTTTACCCCCGCACTGTCACCATTACCCCCCAATGcttaccccctcactgtcaccattACCCCCCAGTGTTTACCCCCGCACTGTCACCATTACCCCCCAGTGTTTACCCCCGCCCTGTCACTATTACCACCCAGTGtttactccctcactgtcaccattATCCCAGCATTTATCCCCTCACTGTCAGTATTACCCCCCCCAGTGTTTACCCCCACACTGTCATCattaccccctcactgtcaccattacccccagtgtttacccctcactgtcaccattacccccagtgtttaccccctcactgtcaccattacccccatgtttacccctcactgtcaccattacccccatgtttacccctcactgtcaccattacccccagtgtttaccccctcactgtcaccattacccccatgtttacccctcactgtcaccattACCACCAGTgtttaccccctcactgtcaccattATCCCACCAGTgtttaccccctcactgtcaccattATCCCACCAGTgtttaccccctcactgtcaccattaaccccagtgtttaccccctcactgtcaccattacccccatgtttaccccctcactgtcaccattACCACCAGTgtttaccccctcactgtcaccattATCCCACCAGTgtttaccccctcactgtcaccattATCCCACCAGTgtttaccccctcactgtcaccattAACCCCAGTgtttaccccacactgtcacgaTTACCCTCCAGTgtttaccccctcactgtcaccattacccccactgtttaccccctcactgtcaccattACCCCCCAGTGTTTgcccctcactgtcaccattacccccactgTTTACCCCCTCACTATCGCCATTATCCCCCCAGTGTTTACCCCCTCAATGTCACCATTAACCCCCCCAGTgtttaccccctcactgtcaccattACCCCCCAAGTGcttaccccctcactgtcaccattacccccaatgcttaccccctcactgtcaccattaaccccccagtgtttaccccctcactgtcaccattacccccaatgcttaccccctcactgtcaccattAACCCCCCCAGTgtttaccccctcactgtcaaCATTAACCCCCCAGTgtttaccccctcactgtcaccattACCCCCCAGTGcttaccccctcactgtcaccattATTCCCCCCAGTgtttaccccctcactgtcaccattaaccccccagtgtttaccccctcactgtcaccattACCCCCCAATGcttaccccctcactgtcaccattATTCCCCCCAGTgtttaccccctcactgtcaccattAACCCCCTAGTGcttaccccctcactgtcaccattacccccagtgtttaacccctcactctctgtgccccagtgTATCGAATAGAACACTTTCACAATGACATCATTGCTTTATCAGGACCCCCTTGCCTGTAGGTGGCCTTTTTAGTGCCGGTTTTTAAAATACCTAAAACAAACcgaaaagacaaaacaaaagtAACTCCTTGTCAAGGATTGAAGGGAGACAATGGATGGAATGTGCTCCAATGGTACCTTTAATTTCTGCATGTTCAAGGAAATGTTGACAATGTATATCTTGATAAATTAAAATTAATCTTTGTCCTTTGGCTCTATTGGAGTTAATAAAGTTTCAATAAATAACCCAGAATGTCCATGTTGTTCATCAGCACATTGCAGTTTGGTGAGTGCCTCATTGTTTTGGAGATTTGTAAGTAAATATCGCCTTTCTCTTCCAGGAGTCgctctgatttggagatgccggtgttggactggggtgtacaaagttaaaaatcacacaacaccagattataaaccaacaggtttaattggaagcactagctttcggagcgacgctccttcatcaggtggttgtggagggctcgatccttacacacagaatttatagcaaatatttacagtgtgatgtaactgaaattatacattgaaaaattgattgttaagcttttcaactgttagaatacagtgatagtttacacatgaaagaagtgaaactatcactgtattctaacagatgaaaggcttaacagacaatcaatttttcaatgtataatttcagttacatcacactgtaacttTTTGCTGtcaattctgtgttaggattgagccctccactaccacctgatgaagaggagTCGCTGGGGACGCCCGTTGACGTCATCTAACCGCGAGCCGCAGCTCAAGCCGCTCCGGCACAAACGCCGGTGACGTCTTTATCCTGCGACAGGTAATGGCGGCCCCCAGGCGCCGCTAGGCCTCGGGATGTTGGAGAGTCTGAGCCGGGGCTTGGAGCCGCCCGGCCTGATCCTGATCGCAGGTACCGTGCTCCGGGCCCACACTCACCTGCTGCCTGTTTGACCCATCCTCCAACTTTCTCTAATGACTGAACTGACCCCATTCACCCCCCTTTTACCCCGTTTATCCCCCGTTACCCCGTTTATCCCCGATACCCCATTTCCCCCAATACCCCATTTATCCCCCGTTACCCCGTTTATCCCCGATACCTCATTTATCCCCCGTTACCCCGTTTATCCCCCGTTACCTCGTTTATCCCCCTGTTACCCCGTTTATCCCCCCGTTACCCCGTTTATCCCCGATACCCCATTTATCCCCCGTTACCCCGTTTGCCCCATGACCCCGTTTATCCCCCGTTACCCCGTTTATCCCCCGTTACCCCATTTCCCCCGTTACCCCGTTTATCCCCCGTTACCCCCATTTCCCCCGTTACCCCGTTTATCCCCCGTTACCTCGTTTATCCCCCTGTTACCCCGTTTATCCCCCCGTTACCCCGTTTATCCCCGATACCCCATTTATCCCCCGTTACCCCGTTTGCCCCATGACCCCGTTTATCCCCCGTTACCCCGTTTATCCCCCGTTACCCCATTTCCCCCGTTACCCCATTTCCCCCATTACCCCGTTTGCCCCGTTACCCCGTTTATCCCCGATACCCAATTTCCCCCAATACCCCATTTATCCCCCCGTTACCCCGTTTATCCCCGATACCCCATTTATCCCCCGTTACCCCGTTTGCCCCATGACCCCGTTTATCCCCCTGTTACCCCGTTTATCCCCCTGTTACCCCGTTTATCCCCGATACCCCATTTCCCCCAATACCCCATTTATCCCCGTTACCCCGTTTGCCCCGTTACCCCGTTTATCCCCCGTTACCCCGTTTATCCCCTGTTACCCCGTTTATCCCCGATACCCCATTTCCCCCGTTACCCCGTTTATCCCCGATACCCCATTTCCCCCAATACCCCATTTATCCCCCGTTACCCTGTTAGCCCCCCCGTTACTCCATTTGTCCCCCCCTACCCCAtttgtccctatttaccccttttGTTCCCTATATGCTCCATACCATGTGtctattcttctgccttctctctATTCCGCCCCCATCCCCTGTACTTGCTATTTCCCTGGTTGTTCCTGGTGCAGTGTTGCCCTGAGGAGCAGAGAaggtttggggaggggatggaggtcattgaatgaaacaacttAAAACTTAAAGGcgtaaataaaagcaaattactgcggatgctggaatctgaaaccaaaagagaaaatgctggaaaacctcagcaggtctggcagcatctgtaaggagagaaaagagctgacgttttgagtctaactgactttgacaaagggtcagttagactcgaaatgtcagctctttcctctccttgcagatactgccagacctgctgagattttccagcattttctcttttggtaatCTGAAGGCGCtctagatttggagatgccggtgctggactcgggtgtacaaagttaaacatcgcacagcaccaggttgtagtcccaacaggtttgtttggaaacactggctttcagagcgtcgctccttcatcaggtggttgtggagtataagatcataagacacagaatttacgccacagtgtgatgtaactgaaattatatattgaaaatgaCCTGGATTGTTAAGGTGCTCTAAACATGAGCGATCTGGatccagtgggagggaggggttgataacctggggtgggggtgggggcgggggcgggggtgaAGAGTGTGAGGAACATGAACCCAAGGGAATCAGTAAAAGAATCTGAGAGTGAGACAGAAATTCTTTAATGCACTGAGTTGCTCTGATCCAACTGCCTGAAGGAGCGGTAGAAATAAATTCAATGGGAAGTTTCAAAAGGAAATCAGTAAAGAATTGCAGAGGGGGAGAAGGATATTTAAATAGATCCTTCCAAGAGCTACGAGCACACAATGAGTTGGATGTTGGTCTGTCGTCCTCCTGCTCTCCCACGGCCAGTGACACATGCTGGTGTGGAGATTGCCAGGGGGCACCCACTCCAATCAATCGAGGTTTTTATTCGCAGCGTTTGTAACCGCTTTTTCCTCCTGCTGCAGACAGCTTTGAGTGCGAGGGTAGGAGTTTGCTGAAGAGTTTTGTCACCAGCGCAGCTTTGCGGTGAGTATGTCTGCCCAGGATTGGGGGGTCGCTGAGTAGTGGAGGTTTTGATAGAGTAGGTAAGTTTTCCAGTGCTGGAAAAGTTGGTTaaccagtgagagacagtgagatttCAAATAGTTTTCAAAAGATCCAGAGATGTTGAGGATCTTTTGTTGTGATCGGGAAGGGGCTATCTGAAAGGGGTGATGGAAGCAGGTTCAGCTGGAACTTTCAAAAGGGGAACTTGCAAAATATTTTGTTTGTTCCTGggacgtgggtgtcactggctgggcccagcatttactggccattcctagttgcccccttgagaaggtggggggtgagctgccttcttgacccgctgcagtccatgtgctggagggtagacccacaatgtccctgagggagggaatcccaggattctgacccagccacactgagGGAACGGcgagatatttccaagtcgggatggtgaggggcgcggagggcaacttgcagggggtggggttcccatgtatctgatgccccttgtcctttgagatggaagtggccgcggatttggaaggtgttgcctgaggaggggggaaggagagctctgcaggaTAATGGGGAAAGAGCAGAGCGGGAAGTGAGAGGAAATTGATTGACTTTTCAAAGGAGATTGTGCAGGCTAATCGGCCGAATGGCCTCTCTGATATTATCTGCTCAGTACGACACGTGATTGAAACCTTCCTTTGAATGCAGGGGTGAATGCGTCCACGTGTTTACCTTTGAGCTCTCGGACGTGGAGTTCAGCATTGGACTAGACGATGGAGTCAGGACAAGGTAAGCTACGCCTGGCAGGGGCACGGGGAAAGGATCCAGACTGACTTGTTGTGCTGGTGTGGGAAGAGGGTACATAGTGTGCACTGCTATAGTGAAAACAGTTGAGTTTCAGCTCAGCTGCGAATATAATCAGTTCCAaattgttttctctagaatttagaagcttcaggggtgatctgatcaagaTAATAACAGGAAAAGACTGGGTAGATAAGTCATAACGATTTCCACTGGCTGGAGATTCGAGAATCAAGAGAGTCTAAAAATTATGGCCAGACCGTTCAGGATAGATGTTAGGAAACACTTTGATgcacaaagggtgggagaggtttggaatgtgcttccacaaacagcagcgTATGCTGGATATGTTGTTAAATCTGACATTTTTTGTTAAAcaaagggatgtgggccaaaagGAGGTGGTTACAGTCAGGCAACAGATcggccatgatcctgttgaacggtggagcaggcttgaggggctgaatggcctaccactGTTCCGATATTTGGAGCTGGTGGAACTGAGTGGGGTTTTGCGACTTAGACTTGGACGGGATGAGGAAGGGGGTTCAGCTGAAGGGATTTGAAACGGAGCTAAATTAGGAAGCGGCAGCTGGGGATTATTCCCTGGTCCAAGGGTGGACTGACACAGAGccatccagcacggaaacaggccctgtgcCCCAACCAGCCCATGTGTCACAAACtcaactggtcccacctgcctacctcctggcccatgtccctccaaacctctcctaGCCATGTGCCTGCCCAAATCTCTCTCTATtgttgtaactgtccccacatgcaccactgcctctggcagtacattccacacacgcaccaccctctgtgagaaaaagttgccctctCGGGTCCCTTTCCaatctcccaccccccccccccaccttaaacCTTTGGGTTATaaagtatatttaaggctgagagagggagatgttaagTCAAAAGGGGGATTGGGGAAAAGGACCTGGATTTAAGGATGATCGGGTCAGCCatcaaatggtggaacagactcgatgggcagatTGGCCTGTGCTGAGGGTTGGGTGAGGGTGCCTGGCACTGGGTTTAATGGAAGTTCCTCTCTGTCAGGCTGCAGTTTCACGATGGGTTCAGTGACCCCCTGGACTGGGAGCAGATGGGGATGCTCCCCATCAGGAACCTCAGTGGGCAGGAGCTGGTTGGCTGTGTAGGGGGGGTAGAGGCAGGCCCCTCCCAGCAGCCGTGCACCGTGGTGCTGGACTCGCTCAGCTCCCTGTTACAGCACAAACCCATCAGCCAACTCGCTCGGGACCTCCAGGATTTCCAGCAGCGAGCGGCCACAGCAGGTCAGTCacctcggggggtgggggggagtgaccctggcagggggtggggtgggggagtgaccctggcagggggaggtggggggtgtagggggggagTGACCctgatggtggggggtgggggggggggggagtgaccctggcagtgtgggggtgggggggtgggggtggggagtgaccctggcagtgtgggggtgggggatgggagggagtgaccctggcagaggggggtgtggggtggggtcacTGATCCTGGCAGAGGGggttgtgggggtgtggggtggggggggatgtgggggtggggggttggcaGGTGTGATCTTGGCAGGGGGGATTGTaggggggggagcggggagtgaCCATAGCagaggggggtgcgggggggtgaCCCTGGCAGAGGGGGTTGTGGGTGATGTTGGAGGAGGGAGaaggtgaccctgggggtggggcaggggttcgggtgtgtgtgtcagtgaccCTGGGGTGGGACGGTCAccatggggaggggggagggggagggggagaggtgtCGGTGACCCCATGGCGGGTGTGGGGTCAGATGGGATGGGTGAGATTGGTGACtctggtgagggggggggggcagtgggtggTGGTGCGGGGAACGGTGATCCCAGGGAAGGGGTCAGGAGTGAGTTTGTGACCTGGGGCCGTCAATCAGGTACCTGTTGCCCACAGAGGTCACAATGTAATGACCTCAGTTATCACAGGTCGTGACCCCCCCAGCACAGGTCACAGATTGTGACCTCCCAGCTGtagccccccccaccccagatgaACCATGAATGATGATGGGGAGAGTTGGGGCCTTTGAGGTCAGTGTGCCACACTTTGGCAGCTGTTGGTGACCCTTAGGGTGAAAGGGCAGTGCCCAGGTCAGTTGGCAGAGCGAGGGGGCACATTGTTGGAGGAGCAGGGCAGGTTGAATGatggtgaatctcttctgtgtctctgtctgccaGGGCTGACAGTCAGGAGGCTGCTGGCATTactgcacactgacctccaccCACCAGAGGTACCCCAGGTCCTGGGGGTGCAACTGGGCACTACCGTCATCACTGTGACTCCTTCCCCTGAGGGCAGCCGGCTGCCAGGGAgctccctcccctccaacatgGCCAGCATCGTGCAGAGACGGAAATCCGGGAAGGTCGTGCGGCAGGTCTGTCTTCCAAACCCCTCTATAacgcccccaccccatcccccacttcCCGTACCCTGCACTGGAGTCAGGAATGCTGCCAGGTGACTGTCCCCTCCTGAcggggtgagtccagaaccaaaaGGGGTACGCTCTTAAAATTCAGGAGCAGGTAGCGATGAGATTTTTGTTTTtgcattctctccctctgtctgtctatctctgtcccccccccctctctttttctctctcactctctctctctctctctctgtctctgtctctctctctctcgctgtgtccctctcgctctctctcgctctctctctctctctctctctgtctctgtctgtctctctctctgtccccctctctcactctgtcgctctttctctctctctctccctctctgtgtccccctctctctctttgcccctctctctctctctgtgtccctctctctctctctctctctctctctctctgtccttctctctctctctctctatc
The sequence above is a segment of the Chiloscyllium punctatum isolate Juve2018m chromosome 21, sChiPun1.3, whole genome shotgun sequence genome. Coding sequences within it:
- the elp5 gene encoding elongator complex protein 5, yielding MLESLSRGLEPPGLILIADSFECEGRSLLKSFVTSAALRGECVHVFTFELSDVEFSIGLDDGVRTRLQFHDGFSDPLDWEQMGMLPIRNLSGQELVGCVGGVEAGPSQQPCTVVLDSLSSLLQHKPISQLARDLQDFQQRAATAGLTVRRLLALLHTDLHPPEVPQVLGVQLGTTVITVTPSPEGSRLPGSSLPSNMASIVQRRKSGKVVRQEEYFTIEIGFRLISSVEPLLGKQGVAGSDSVSVQPDPAAHLPFNLRLTEQEREAREQVPLPYHFSTEKKMLLLHGGSGDARIYYQPDESDDVDEEDPDDDLDF